A genome region from Nitrosopumilus oxyclinae includes the following:
- a CDS encoding ribosome assembly factor SBDS: protein MADYTLVRYSFEGEKFEIMVKPDPALDYRLGKKKDIASILVSDEIYTDASKGTRPAAEKLLHAFKTEDQAEIAEIILKKGDLNLTTDQRRKMIEEKKKQIVTFIAKTYVDPRTHLPHPPVRIEQAMKDARVSIDPHKTVDEQVKDLVEQLRSIIALKSENLKLEIIVPAQYASQSYAVLKSVGSLSSEEWQNNGSLKAILEIPAAARPNVIDRLGSITKGSASVEVVQ from the coding sequence ATGGCAGACTATACGTTGGTTAGATATTCCTTTGAAGGTGAAAAGTTTGAAATTATGGTAAAGCCTGATCCTGCACTTGATTACAGATTGGGTAAGAAAAAGGATATTGCTTCAATCTTGGTTTCTGATGAAATTTACACTGATGCCAGCAAGGGTACAAGACCTGCTGCTGAAAAATTACTCCATGCTTTCAAAACCGAAGATCAAGCTGAAATTGCAGAAATTATTCTCAAGAAAGGTGATCTGAATCTTACAACTGATCAAAGACGAAAGATGATTGAAGAGAAGAAAAAACAGATTGTCACATTTATTGCCAAAACTTACGTTGATCCTAGAACTCACTTACCACATCCTCCAGTTAGAATTGAGCAAGCAATGAAAGATGCACGAGTATCAATTGATCCTCACAAAACAGTCGATGAGCAGGTAAAAGATCTTGTAGAACAACTACGTTCTATAATTGCTCTAAAGTCTGAGAATCTCAAATTGGAGATTATCGTCCCTGCACAATATGCATCTCAATCATATGCAGTTCTAAAATCTGTAGGTTCTCTAAGTTCAGAAGAATGGCAAAATAATGGTTCATTAAAAGCAATACTTGAAATACCCGCTGCAGCAAGGCCAAACGTGATAGACAGATTAGGTTCTATAACCAAGGGCTCTGCTTCAGTCGAGGTAGTTCAATAA
- a CDS encoding DNA-directed RNA polymerase subunit D, with protein sequence MDFEDFLQDLSSLEVISKDNDKIAVKLKGIPLQYANALRRVCLNGVPVFAIDTVDVIENSSVLPDEGLAHRLGLIPITTDLSRFNEPSKCECQSETGCSNCKVMLVLDSGDSDVTRTVLSNELSSEDDTIKPVSDKIPIVHLAPGQRIKVECYARLGRGTEHAKWNSANISTLTDTDKEDVKVLTVESTGALKPEQIIVSGVDEVTNRIGQFKEMIDQVEA encoded by the coding sequence GTGGACTTTGAAGATTTTCTTCAAGATTTGTCATCCTTAGAAGTAATTAGCAAAGATAATGATAAGATAGCTGTAAAGCTAAAAGGCATACCATTACAGTATGCAAACGCCCTTAGACGAGTTTGTCTAAACGGAGTTCCAGTTTTTGCAATTGATACTGTAGATGTTATTGAAAATTCATCAGTATTACCAGATGAAGGACTAGCACACAGATTAGGGCTAATTCCAATTACTACAGATTTGAGCAGATTCAATGAACCATCAAAATGTGAGTGTCAAAGTGAGACAGGATGTTCAAACTGCAAAGTTATGTTAGTTTTAGACTCTGGTGATTCAGACGTTACAAGAACCGTTCTATCTAACGAGTTATCATCAGAAGATGATACAATTAAACCAGTTTCAGATAAAATTCCAATCGTTCATCTAGCACCAGGTCAAAGAATCAAAGTTGAGTGCTATGCAAGACTAGGACGTGGAACTGAACACGCAAAATGGAATTCTGCAAACATCTCAACACTTACAGATACTGACAAAGAAGATGTCAAAGTACTAACTGTAGAATCAACTGGAGCCCTCAAACCAGAGCAAATCATAGTTTCTGGAGTTGACGAGGTCACCAATAGAATTGGTCAATTTAAAGAAATGATTGACCAAGTTGAAGCGTAA
- a CDS encoding 3-isopropylmalate dehydratase large subunit has translation MNLVEKILARGAGKSSVSPDDVVFANVDKVMMHDVSGPGVIKVFDKLKKQGFSVDKLWDPTKVWVAEDHFVPSAEKVSAENIVKLSKFTKQYGIEKHFKYGMGQYGICHTISHEEAMVLPGEIYVGGDSHTNTTGALGAFACGLGHTDIAYVLLNGKIWFKVPETYYFKLNGKLPDHVMAKDVILKIIGDIGNDGGSYRTMQFGGSGIDEMSVESRLTLCNMTTEAGAKNGIVEADQKVADYLTQRGATNMNLVKGDADSEYAKTFEYEASELEPTVAKPFSPENICVVREAPSVELDKSYIGSCTGAKYEDLVAAASVLKGRKVKIRTEILPAAISIYQRAMENGLLKIFLDAGVTVGPPTCGACCGAHMGVLAKDEICISTTNRNFPGRMGHVESQTYLSSPLVAAASAVTGKITDPRDLK, from the coding sequence ATGAATCTTGTAGAGAAGATCCTCGCACGTGGTGCTGGAAAGTCATCTGTTTCCCCAGATGATGTAGTTTTTGCCAATGTGGATAAGGTAATGATGCATGATGTGTCCGGACCAGGCGTGATTAAGGTATTTGACAAGCTAAAGAAACAAGGATTTTCAGTAGACAAACTATGGGATCCTACCAAAGTTTGGGTTGCCGAAGACCATTTTGTGCCATCTGCTGAAAAAGTATCTGCTGAAAATATAGTAAAATTATCAAAATTTACCAAACAATATGGAATTGAAAAGCATTTCAAATATGGAATGGGTCAGTATGGAATTTGCCATACAATTTCTCATGAAGAGGCAATGGTGTTGCCCGGAGAAATTTATGTTGGTGGGGACTCTCACACAAACACAACAGGTGCTTTGGGGGCTTTTGCTTGCGGTCTAGGACACACTGATATTGCTTATGTTTTGTTAAATGGAAAAATTTGGTTCAAGGTCCCTGAAACTTATTACTTTAAGCTAAATGGGAAATTACCTGATCATGTGATGGCCAAAGATGTAATTCTAAAAATTATTGGAGATATTGGAAATGATGGAGGATCTTATAGAACTATGCAGTTTGGCGGAAGTGGCATTGATGAAATGTCAGTTGAGAGCAGATTGACATTATGCAACATGACAACAGAGGCTGGCGCAAAGAATGGTATTGTAGAGGCAGACCAAAAAGTGGCAGACTATCTTACTCAAAGAGGTGCAACTAACATGAATTTGGTTAAAGGTGATGCAGATTCTGAATATGCAAAAACGTTTGAGTATGAAGCATCAGAGTTGGAGCCAACTGTTGCAAAACCATTTTCTCCTGAAAACATTTGTGTAGTGCGAGAAGCTCCTTCTGTTGAATTAGATAAATCATACATTGGTTCTTGCACTGGTGCAAAATACGAAGACTTGGTAGCAGCAGCCAGTGTACTCAAAGGAAGAAAGGTAAAGATTCGAACAGAAATTTTACCTGCAGCAATTTCAATTTATCAGAGAGCCATGGAGAATGGATTATTAAAAATATTCTTAGATGCCGGAGTTACAGTTGGACCACCAACTTGTGGTGCCTGCTGTGGTGCCCATATGGGAGTTTTGGCAAAAGATGAAATTTGTATCAGTACTACCAACAGAAATTTCCCTGGCAGAATGGGACATGTAGAGTCTCAGACATATCTCTCATCGCCTCTAGTGGCAGCAGCTTCTGCAGTAACTGGAAAAATCACAGATCCGAGGGATTTGAAATGA
- a CDS encoding nucleotidyltransferase family protein: protein MKAVILAGGKGTRGKPYTEYFPKAMTPINGKPMIDYIVRYLKSFSFVNEVIIISDFNGLGGQIKNYYGKQKNISFVQDSQSGTGGDLLHIADKLKNESEFVLWFVDNLCAIDLGNMKKVFKEKKSSACVATRTKRKEETGFATVENGIIKEFKEKPVMKLQLSECLGVYMLGNDIIKKIKAKQKQKEINLSFDILQDLSKEGKISAFDIGDKEWIDAESPMVLERNEKRVKKIIKQMGF, encoded by the coding sequence GTGAAGGCTGTAATTCTTGCAGGCGGCAAGGGAACCAGAGGCAAACCATATACTGAATATTTTCCAAAAGCAATGACTCCAATCAATGGAAAGCCAATGATTGATTACATTGTAAGATATCTAAAATCATTTAGTTTTGTAAATGAGGTAATCATCATTTCAGATTTTAATGGATTGGGAGGGCAAATCAAAAACTATTACGGAAAACAAAAAAACATTTCATTTGTTCAAGACTCACAAAGCGGTACAGGGGGAGACCTGTTACACATTGCAGACAAACTCAAAAACGAATCAGAATTTGTATTATGGTTTGTAGATAACTTGTGTGCAATAGATCTTGGTAACATGAAAAAAGTTTTCAAAGAGAAAAAAAGTTCTGCGTGTGTTGCAACTAGAACTAAAAGAAAAGAAGAGACAGGGTTTGCAACAGTAGAGAATGGAATCATAAAAGAGTTTAAAGAAAAACCAGTAATGAAATTACAACTATCAGAGTGTCTTGGAGTTTACATGTTAGGAAATGATATTATTAAAAAAATTAAAGCAAAACAAAAACAAAAGGAAATCAATCTATCATTTGATATTTTACAAGACCTATCCAAAGAAGGAAAAATTAGCGCCTTTGATATTGGTGATAAAGAATGGATTGATGCTGAATCCCCAATGGTCTTAGAGAGAAACGAGAAAAGAGTAAAGAAGATTATAAAACAGATGGGATTTTAG
- the rplM gene encoding 50S ribosomal protein L13 translates to MANGRINRPAGRNSNTSKQEVVIRTDRPIVVDATNHIAGRLASNVAKLLMQGHRVSVVNCEKIMMSGTRSNQIKEQREFLEINSIINYKHGPVHYRRPDTLMAKMIRQMLPYDRKPSGKEAHQRLRTYIGSPQEIKSLEKIQFEKALIRKTASNYTALGELCRIIGWTE, encoded by the coding sequence TTGGCTAATGGAAGAATCAACAGACCAGCTGGAAGAAATTCAAACACTTCCAAACAAGAAGTTGTAATTCGAACTGATAGACCAATTGTAGTTGATGCAACTAATCACATTGCAGGAAGACTAGCATCAAATGTTGCAAAATTACTAATGCAAGGACACAGAGTTTCAGTTGTTAATTGTGAAAAAATCATGATGAGTGGAACAAGAAGTAATCAGATTAAAGAACAAAGAGAATTTTTAGAAATTAACAGTATCATCAATTACAAACACGGTCCTGTACACTATAGAAGACCAGATACCTTGATGGCAAAAATGATTCGTCAAATGTTACCATACGATAGAAAACCATCAGGTAAAGAAGCACATCAAAGACTTAGAACATACATTGGTTCCCCTCAAGAAATTAAATCACTAGAAAAAATTCAATTTGAAAAAGCATTGATTAGAAAAACTGCATCAAACTATACAGCACTAGGCGAACTATGTAGAATAATTGGGTGGACTGAATGA
- a CDS encoding 50S ribosomal protein L18e: protein MTSQVVIHMAKDLKKASAKNDAAIWGKLAEYALKPSIARRDLNLNRIDQLTKENDIVVFPGKVLGTGNISHKITLFSFSISSSAAAKIVEKGGKLITHSDLIEQNPTGKGVVLLG, encoded by the coding sequence ATGACTAGTCAAGTCGTAATACACATGGCAAAAGATCTAAAGAAAGCATCAGCAAAAAATGATGCCGCAATTTGGGGAAAATTGGCAGAATATGCACTAAAACCATCCATTGCAAGAAGAGATCTCAATTTGAATAGAATCGATCAATTAACCAAAGAAAACGACATTGTAGTATTCCCAGGAAAGGTCCTCGGAACAGGAAATATTTCTCACAAAATCACATTATTCTCATTTTCAATTTCAAGTTCTGCAGCAGCAAAAATTGTTGAGAAAGGTGGCAAACTAATCACTCATTCAGACTTAATCGAACAAAACCCAACTGGAAAAGGAGTCGTTTTACTTGGCTAA
- the rrp4 gene encoding exosome complex RNA-binding protein Rrp4: protein MDNKRKYVIPGDVVTTGPFRPEQNVILEGEKIISTTIGISEIYEDSVRVITLTGKYIPKIDDLVIGKVNSHTSLSWELDINSCYVGFLPAQDVFGRDFSAHADELSTKLKTGDLVAARIANFDRTRDPLVTISDRDLGAIDSGELVEISPSKVPRLIGKRGSMIQMIEMATNAAVTIGQNGWVVVSCESPEGLLKAKKAIEMVNQKAHVANLTDQIKEMLEIKDDET, encoded by the coding sequence ATGGATAATAAGCGAAAATATGTTATTCCAGGCGATGTTGTAACTACTGGTCCATTCAGACCTGAGCAAAATGTAATCCTTGAAGGCGAAAAGATAATTTCTACAACCATTGGTATTTCTGAAATTTATGAAGATTCAGTTCGTGTAATTACATTAACTGGAAAATATATCCCTAAAATCGATGATCTTGTTATTGGTAAAGTAAATTCACACACTTCCTTGTCCTGGGAGTTGGACATCAATTCATGCTATGTTGGATTTTTGCCTGCACAAGATGTTTTTGGACGAGATTTTTCTGCTCATGCTGATGAACTTTCTACTAAACTAAAAACAGGAGATCTAGTGGCAGCAAGAATTGCTAATTTTGATAGAACAAGAGATCCTCTAGTTACAATCTCTGATAGAGACTTGGGTGCAATTGACTCTGGTGAATTGGTAGAAATCTCACCAAGTAAGGTTCCACGCCTAATTGGAAAGAGAGGTAGCATGATTCAGATGATAGAGATGGCAACAAATGCTGCAGTTACAATTGGTCAGAACGGCTGGGTTGTAGTTTCATGTGAGAGTCCCGAGGGATTATTAAAGGCTAAAAAAGCAATTGAAATGGTTAATCAAAAGGCACATGTTGCTAATTTGACTGACCAAATTAAAGAAATGTTAGAAATAAAGGATGATGAAACTTAA
- the rpsI gene encoding 30S ribosomal protein S9, producing MTTPKTEIYFATRKTASAHVYITKGKGKVRINNVPVEMIPQETAREVILAPLEITGDLRDKIDISVRVRGGGFMGQASAIATGISRALTGWTKSKKEPKDHPFPKSTREDLRKRITDFDKYLVSGDARRREPKKFGGPGARRRKQKSYR from the coding sequence ATGACAACTCCAAAAACTGAAATTTATTTTGCAACTAGAAAAACAGCTAGTGCACATGTTTACATTACTAAAGGAAAAGGCAAAGTTAGAATTAACAACGTTCCAGTAGAGATGATTCCACAAGAGACTGCTCGTGAAGTTATTCTAGCACCATTAGAGATTACAGGAGATTTGAGAGACAAAATCGATATTTCTGTTAGAGTTAGAGGCGGTGGCTTTATGGGTCAAGCAAGTGCAATAGCAACTGGAATTTCAAGAGCACTAACAGGATGGACCAAATCTAAAAAAGAACCAAAAGATCATCCTTTCCCAAAATCAACTAGAGAAGACCTTAGAAAACGAATCACTGATTTTGATAAATACCTAGTCAGTGGAGATGCCAGAAGAAGAGAACCAAAGAAATTTGGCGGACCTGGTGCAAGAAGAAGAAAGCAGAAATCATACCGTTAG
- the leuD gene encoding 3-isopropylmalate dehydratase small subunit (catalyzes the isomerization between 2-isopropylmalate and 3-isopropylmalate in leucine biosynthesis) has product MKGNVIKYARDNIDTDVIIPGTYLKIHDYAELATHAMEGLDPDFHSKVKEGDFILSGKNFGCGSSREHAPIALAHSGIKAVLALSFARIFYRNAVDGAFLLPIEIEQDAYEGISESDEIEIDVTKNEIKNITKNQTYKMKPFSEIIGKIIAAGGLFKYKPDQD; this is encoded by the coding sequence ATGAAAGGCAACGTCATAAAATACGCACGAGACAACATTGACACTGATGTTATCATTCCTGGCACATATCTCAAAATTCACGATTATGCAGAACTTGCAACACATGCAATGGAGGGATTAGACCCTGACTTTCATTCCAAAGTAAAAGAAGGAGATTTTATTTTATCAGGTAAGAATTTTGGTTGTGGCTCATCACGTGAACACGCTCCAATTGCTTTGGCCCATTCTGGAATAAAGGCAGTGCTTGCATTATCCTTTGCAAGAATCTTTTATCGAAATGCAGTTGATGGGGCATTTTTGTTACCAATTGAGATTGAACAGGATGCATATGAAGGAATTTCAGAAAGTGATGAGATTGAAATTGATGTAACTAAAAATGAAATTAAAAATATTACAAAAAATCAAACATACAAAATGAAACCATTCTCAGAAATTATTGGAAAGATAATTGCTGCAGGTGGTTTATTCAAGTACAAGCCAGACCAGGATTAA
- the leuC gene encoding 3-isopropylmalate dehydratase large subunit has product MGKTLFEKIWESHIVVEKQNNPSLIYIDRHLVHEVTSPQAFEGLRMNNRKVRRPDLTIATMDHNVPTTDRSLPMLDEISSVQIKTLEKNCKDFGIKLFGINSPNQGIVHVIGPQLGITLPGSTIVCGDSHTSTHGAFGALALGIGTSDVEHVLASQTMWLEKPKPFEIRVEGKRKNSHAVTAKDIVLSIIKNIGTGGGTGTVIEYRGEGITDLSMEQRMTICNMSIEAGARAGLIAPDEKTFDYLRDREYTPKNYESLVDSWKDHLKTDSDAQFEKEFTLHIDEIAPQVSWGTNPGMTCNVSDSIPSPDEFSKGDSNQKRGAEKALEYMDLKPGTLIEDIKIDRVFIGSCTNARLEDLIEASKVIKGQKISPNVQAMVVPGSQMVKKQAEDMGLDKIFIDANFEWREAGCSMCLGMNPDILSPGERCASTSNRNFEGRQGTGGRTHLVSPVMAAAAAIHGHFVDVRKMDLN; this is encoded by the coding sequence ATGGGAAAAACACTTTTTGAAAAAATCTGGGAATCCCACATTGTTGTTGAAAAACAAAATAATCCATCATTAATCTACATAGACAGACATCTAGTCCATGAAGTAACTTCTCCACAAGCCTTTGAAGGCTTGCGAATGAATAACAGAAAAGTCAGACGACCTGATCTTACCATAGCTACTATGGATCACAATGTTCCAACAACTGACCGCTCTCTTCCAATGTTAGATGAAATATCCTCTGTTCAAATTAAAACTCTGGAAAAAAATTGTAAAGATTTTGGAATTAAATTATTTGGAATTAACAGTCCTAATCAAGGGATAGTTCATGTAATTGGTCCTCAGCTAGGAATTACACTCCCTGGCTCTACCATTGTTTGCGGTGATAGTCATACATCTACACATGGCGCTTTTGGAGCATTAGCTTTAGGAATTGGAACCAGTGATGTGGAGCATGTCTTGGCATCTCAAACTATGTGGCTCGAAAAACCAAAACCATTTGAAATTAGAGTTGAAGGAAAACGAAAAAACTCTCATGCAGTTACTGCAAAAGATATCGTTCTATCAATTATCAAAAATATAGGGACAGGCGGTGGAACAGGCACTGTAATTGAGTATCGTGGTGAGGGAATCACTGATTTATCCATGGAGCAGCGAATGACTATCTGTAACATGTCTATTGAGGCAGGGGCTCGTGCTGGTTTGATAGCACCTGATGAAAAAACCTTTGATTATCTACGAGATAGAGAGTACACTCCAAAGAACTATGAATCTCTCGTTGATTCTTGGAAGGATCATTTGAAGACTGATAGTGATGCCCAGTTTGAGAAAGAATTTACCTTACACATTGATGAGATTGCTCCACAAGTAAGTTGGGGAACCAATCCTGGCATGACATGCAATGTATCTGACTCTATTCCATCCCCTGATGAATTTTCTAAAGGTGATTCAAATCAAAAGAGAGGTGCTGAAAAAGCACTAGAGTATATGGATTTGAAACCTGGAACTTTGATTGAAGATATCAAAATAGATAGAGTATTCATTGGCTCATGCACTAATGCTCGATTGGAAGATTTGATTGAAGCATCCAAAGTGATCAAGGGGCAAAAAATTTCTCCAAATGTTCAAGCAATGGTGGTTCCTGGTTCTCAAATGGTAAAAAAACAAGCAGAAGATATGGGCTTGGATAAAATTTTCATTGATGCTAATTTTGAATGGAGAGAAGCTGGTTGCAGTATGTGTCTTGGAATGAACCCTGATATTTTATCTCCAGGAGAGCGATGTGCAAGTACATCAAATAGAAATTTTGAAGGAAGACAAGGAACTGGGGGACGAACTCATTTGGTTAGTCCTGTGATGGCAGCAGCTGCTGCAATTCATGGACATTTTGTAGATGTAAGGAAGATGGATTTGAATTAA
- the leuD gene encoding 3-isopropylmalate dehydratase small subunit codes for MDCFKKITSIVTPLDKVNVDTDQIVPKQFLKLVQKSGFGEFLFFDWRYDEQKNKKSDFVLNDSKYENSQILVAGDNFGCGSSREHAVWALLDYGFAVIIAPSFADIFFSNCFKNGVLPIILDQSIVEKLLQETGKIEVDLEGQTIKTPTDEISFEIDSYQKKILLEGLDDIAITYQYEDKISAFEKQSKIPSVL; via the coding sequence ATGGATTGTTTTAAAAAAATAACTAGCATTGTTACTCCACTTGATAAAGTAAATGTGGATACTGATCAGATTGTTCCAAAACAATTCTTAAAGCTAGTTCAAAAATCAGGATTTGGAGAATTTTTATTTTTTGATTGGAGATACGATGAGCAGAAAAATAAAAAATCTGATTTTGTCTTGAATGATTCAAAATATGAAAATTCACAGATTCTAGTAGCAGGAGATAATTTTGGCTGCGGTTCTAGTCGTGAACATGCTGTTTGGGCCTTACTTGACTATGGATTTGCAGTAATCATTGCCCCTTCATTTGCAGATATTTTCTTTAGCAATTGTTTCAAAAACGGAGTTTTACCAATTATCTTGGATCAGAGCATTGTGGAAAAACTACTACAAGAGACTGGTAAAATTGAAGTAGATTTAGAGGGCCAAACTATCAAAACTCCAACAGATGAAATATCCTTTGAGATTGACTCTTACCAGAAAAAAATTCTTTTAGAAGGGTTGGATGATATTGCAATTACATATCAATATGAAGATAAAATTTCAGCTTTTGAAAAACAGTCTAAAATCCCATCTGTTTTATAA
- the rrp41 gene encoding exosome complex exonuclease Rrp41, which translates to MGGRDATMVLLDENGIRCDGRKVDETRRIMIRAGGLKNADGSAYIEFGDNKILVGVFGPRDVHPKHMSNTDTGILRVRYHMEPFSVGDRKNPAPSRREIEISKVIKEALEPAVMLENFPRTAVDVFIEVLQADGGTRCAALTAASVALADAGIPMRDMVAAVAAGKVADTIILDVNNEEDQAGQADMPIGYMPSLDKITLLQLDGVLTPEEYKKCVDVGVKGCKVVYELQKKALKDKYFGNGGD; encoded by the coding sequence ATGGGCGGAAGAGACGCAACAATGGTCCTATTGGACGAGAATGGTATTCGCTGTGATGGTCGTAAAGTAGACGAGACACGACGAATAATGATTAGAGCCGGTGGACTAAAAAACGCTGATGGTTCTGCTTACATTGAATTTGGTGATAACAAAATTTTGGTCGGAGTTTTCGGTCCAAGAGATGTACATCCAAAACACATGTCAAACACTGATACTGGAATTTTAAGAGTTAGATATCACATGGAACCCTTCTCTGTTGGTGATAGAAAAAATCCTGCACCTTCAAGAAGAGAAATTGAAATATCCAAAGTAATCAAAGAAGCTTTAGAGCCTGCAGTAATGTTGGAGAATTTCCCAAGAACTGCAGTTGATGTATTTATCGAAGTATTACAAGCCGATGGTGGAACTAGATGTGCTGCACTTACTGCAGCATCTGTTGCACTAGCTGATGCTGGAATCCCAATGCGAGATATGGTTGCAGCAGTTGCAGCAGGAAAAGTTGCAGATACAATAATCCTTGATGTTAACAATGAAGAAGACCAAGCAGGTCAAGCAGATATGCCAATTGGTTACATGCCAAGTCTTGATAAAATTACACTATTACAATTAGATGGAGTTTTGACTCCAGAAGAATACAAAAAATGTGTTGATGTTGGAGTAAAGGGCTGCAAAGTTGTTTACGAACTACAAAAGAAAGCACTAAAAGACAAATACTTTGGAAATGGAGGAGACTAA
- a CDS encoding Hcp family type VI secretion system effector, with amino-acid sequence MTSKTIIAGLVALAFVAGTIMTGTTVYAEHKPGHQTNSGGLGDLQKQVDENSGHITVLKGQADGFDTEMVQLQARASALEESQASVDSFFDIFIEFYESPDSFFDIFTDASGNRIDSFFDVFTEISVHDADVERIDTEIVSLDLRIDDQQDQIDALVTNPPSESASTSAYIKFDGVDGEAIDKDHQGWSDLLSFDQGLHQPGGAATGSTRTRGDVVMDDVVIVKELDKASPKIAESVALGKVYPKVEINLTATYGDAGRLTYYAYELTNVLVTSYNISGSGQGEDVPAESFSLNFEEIKVTYTERDSNGDKKGNVEYSWKVEEGTS; translated from the coding sequence ATGACAAGTAAAACAATCATTGCAGGACTTGTGGCTTTAGCATTTGTCGCAGGTACTATAATGACAGGAACAACGGTATATGCCGAACATAAACCTGGCCACCAAACAAATTCTGGTGGATTAGGTGATTTGCAAAAACAAGTTGATGAAAATTCTGGACATATTACAGTTCTCAAAGGACAAGCTGATGGATTTGATACTGAAATGGTACAATTGCAAGCACGTGCAAGTGCTCTAGAGGAGTCACAGGCATCTGTAGATTCATTCTTTGATATTTTCATAGAATTTTATGAATCTCCTGATAGCTTCTTTGACATCTTCACAGATGCATCTGGAAATCGTATTGATTCATTCTTTGATGTCTTTACAGAGATTTCAGTACATGATGCTGATGTGGAAAGAATTGATACTGAAATAGTATCACTTGATCTACGGATTGATGATCAACAAGATCAAATTGATGCACTAGTAACTAACCCTCCATCTGAATCTGCCTCTACTTCAGCATACATCAAATTTGATGGTGTTGATGGTGAAGCAATAGATAAGGATCACCAAGGTTGGAGTGATTTATTATCATTTGACCAAGGATTACATCAACCTGGAGGAGCTGCAACTGGTAGTACACGTACACGTGGTGATGTAGTAATGGATGATGTTGTAATTGTAAAAGAATTAGACAAAGCTAGTCCAAAAATTGCTGAATCTGTAGCTTTAGGAAAAGTATATCCAAAAGTTGAGATTAATTTAACCGCAACGTATGGTGATGCAGGTCGACTTACTTACTATGCATATGAACTAACAAATGTTCTAGTAACAAGCTATAACATTAGTGGTTCAGGTCAAGGAGAAGATGTTCCAGCTGAGAGTTTCTCATTAAACTTTGAGGAAATCAAGGTAACATATACCGAACGTGATTCTAACGGTGATAAGAAAGGCAACGTAGAATACTCATGGAAAGTTGAGGAAGGAACTTCCTAA